A genomic stretch from Candidatus Delongbacteria bacterium includes:
- a CDS encoding HIT family protein has protein sequence MNCKSCDSNNGIKRISPGDTIFEGKYWLIEHAYPTSLKGWTVIVLKRHCEEMHNLSTNEFQELATIQEKLVKSLKNIFDSKREYIFCFAEADGFKHIHFHVVPKHDEFNEDFIGVKVFHYLKPTPEEVVPNSVIIDICDKLKNEMTHF, from the coding sequence ATGAATTGTAAGAGTTGTGATTCAAACAATGGAATAAAACGAATAAGCCCTGGAGACACAATCTTTGAAGGTAAATATTGGCTTATTGAACATGCCTACCCAACTTCTCTTAAAGGCTGGACAGTAATAGTTCTTAAGCGACATTGTGAGGAGATGCATAATCTTTCCACAAATGAATTTCAGGAACTAGCAACAATCCAAGAAAAATTGGTCAAATCACTTAAGAATATATTCGATTCAAAAAGGGAATATATCTTTTGCTTTGCCGAAGCAGATGGATTTAAACATATCCATTTTCATGTAGTTCCTAAACATGATGAATTTAATGAAGATTTTATAGGCGTAAAAGTTTTTCACTATCTTAAACCTACACCTGAAGAAGTCGTTCCAAATTCAGTGATCATTGATATTTGTGATAAATTGAAAAATGAAATGACGCATTTCTAA
- a CDS encoding GNAT family N-acetyltransferase produces the protein MDEDTNEDVYCIWRFLIDKKFQGKGYGKANRICLSYEPKNTAAKAQYESLGFRETDEIEDDQIVSVLRI, from the coding sequence ATGGATGAAGACACTAATGAGGATGTTTACTGTATTTGGCGATTTCTGATTGATAAAAAGTTTCAAGGCAAAGGGTATGGAAAAGCAAATCGTATTTGTCTTTCATATGAACCCAAAAACACTGCTGCTAAAGCTCAATACGAGTCTTTAGGTTTCAGGGAAACTGATGAAATTGAAGATGACCAGATTGTTTCCGTGTTGAGA